The region CGAGCCTTAGATAAAAAAATCCCTTCCGCACCGTGCTGGCGAGGAAGGGATTCAGTTCGTTACCGGTCAGACGCTATAACCTGCGTTATTCGTCTTCCAGATAGGTGTAGCCGTAAAGCCCGGCTTCGAACTCTTCGAGGAACTGCTGTTGCAGCGTCTCATCAAGCCCGGTCTGTTTCACCTGATCGCGGAACTGCGTCAGCAGCGTGTTCGGATCGAGCTGCACGTACTGCAGCATATCCGCCACGGTGTCGCCTTCATCAGAAAGCTCCACTTCAACGCTACCATCCGGGAAGACAAACACGTCCACCGCTTCGGTATCGCCGAACAAGTTATGCATGTTACCAAGGATCTCCTGGTAAGCACCGACCATAAAGAAGCCCAGCATCGGCGGGTTCTCCGGATCGTATTCCGGCATCGGCATGGTGGTCGCAATCCCGTCGCCATCCACGTAGTGATCGATAGCGCCATCGGAATCACAGGTGATATCCAGCAGCACCGCACGACGTTCCGGGGCATGGTTCAACCCTTCCAGCGGCAGAACCGGGAAAAGTTGATCGATCCCCCACGCATCCGGCATCGACTGGAACAGCGAGAAGTTGACGTACATTTTGTCCGCCATGCGCTCCTGCAACTCATCAATGATCGGACGATGCGCGCGGTTGCTCGGATCGAGTTGCTTCTGCACTTCGTGGCACATATTCAGATAAAGCTGCTCAGCCCACGCGCGCTCTTGCAAACTGAACGTGCCGGAGGAGTAACCGACATGGATATCGTGCAGATCCATCTGGCTGTCGTGCAGCCATTCGCGTAGCGAACGGCGGGTACCCGGTTCATGCATCTCCTGCCAGGTTTCCCACATGCTCTGCAATGCGCGCGGCGCGTCTTCAGCCGGTGGCGTCGCTGGCGTGTACTCGTTACGCTCAACGCCAATAATGTTGGAAACCAGCACGGTATGGTGCGCGGTGACGGCACGGCCAGACTCGGTGATCACCGTCGGGTGCGGCAGACCGTGCTCTTCACAAGCATCGCCAATCGCCCAAATGATGTTGTTGGCGTATTCATTCAGGCCATAGTTGACTGAACAATCGGACTGGGAACGCGTACCTTCATAGTCCACGCCAAGGCCGCCGCCCACGTCAAAGCACTGAATATTGACGCCAAGTTTATGCAGCTCAACATAGAAGCGCGCCGATTCGCGCACGCCAGTGGCGATATCACGAATGTTCGCCATCTGCGAACCGAGGTGGAAATGCAGCAGTTGAATGCTGTCTAAGCGTCCGCGCTCACGCAGAATTTCCACCAGTTGCAGTACCTGGGTCGCCGCCAGACCGAATTTGGATTTTTCGCCACCGGAGGACTGCCATTTACCGGAACCCTGCGATGCCAGACGCGCACGCACGCCAAGACGCGGTACCACGTTCAGGCGCTCGGCTTCTTCCAGCACAATGGCGATTTCGGTCATTTTCTCAATCACCAGATAGACCTTATGGCCCATCTTTTCGCCAATCAGCGCGAGGCGAATGTATTCACGGTCTTTATAACCATTACACACAATCACCGAACGGGTCATGCCCGCATGCGCCAGAACCGCCATCAGTTCCGCTTTGGAGCCCGCTTCCAGCCCCAGCGGTTCGCCGGAATGGATCAGGGACTCAATCACGCGGCGATGCTGGTTCACCTTGATCGGGTAAACGAGGAAATAGTCACCGTTGTACCCGTAGGATTCACGCGCACGTTTGAAAGCGGCGTTAATCGAACGCAGACGGTGTTGCAGGATCTGCGGGAAACAGAACAGCGCGGGCAGACGTTGCCCCTGCGCTTCACGCGCTTTTACCAGCTGCGCCAGGTCGACACGGGCTTGTGGGACGTCCGGATCCGGGCAAACGCTGATATGGCCCAGCTCGTTGACGTCGTAGTAATTATTGCCCCACCAGGCAATGTTATAAGTACGAAGCATCTTGCTGGCTTCCTGGGAGCTCATCGCAACCTCCTGCATGGAACGTAGTACACCTTGTTCGCCTGCTGACGAAGGCGAAACCGAAGACATGTCGTCAGACATAACGAACCTCAATAGATGAAAGTGTATACCCTGTGCACATCACGACGCCCAAAGGCGGCCGCGCGAAAATGCATACGGATAAAATAGTTGACTACTATCGCAGTGACACATAGCGATAACAACCCATAAACAGCCTGACTTTTCAGCGCAATATGCTGAAGCACCGACTGCGCGACCGGTTTCTTATTCATATCATTGTAAAACACGTATCGGGACTCGAGTATGACAGCCCGGCGAAACCACGAGAAAACCCCTGATCTAACAGGAGAGCCCTTGTTCAGTTATCACAATGCCTTACCGGCTCTGGAGTCCTGAGAAGCGCCGAAATGGGTATAACATCGGCAGGTTTGCAGATTTGAAATGCAGGTTGCGGGGAATAAACGCACGTCAGAACGACGCGACAGGTCCTGTAGAAAACAGCGCTTCATTATCTCTTATCACCTCCACGCAAGCCGTTAAGACCCGCGACAAGCCAAAGCCATTAAATTCACTGCTTAACCCGGCTGGAAGTGGCGACACAGCGTTTCTGCCGTGCGCTTTTTTAATGAGCCGCGCGCGGCGTTTTATACCGAGAACGGGGTGAAAATGCAAAATAAAAAAGCTGTGTTTGCCGCATTGCCAGGAAAATTTTCCGTCACTATTTGTGACAGGATGTGGCGAGCATCAAAAAACGCTGGCAATAGGGTCAAGAATTAACCTAGAATAGCCATCCAGATGTTAATCCGTCCATACGTGAAGAATGTATGCGCAGACCGATTAACACGCAGACTTCATGTGTCACCTTCTGCAGTCCGCGTCCGCCAGACGCGAAGACCTCCGGACACAGAATTCGAGCTAACCGTATTACTCCAGGGTGAAAACTTACTATGGCAAAACACCTTTTTACGTCCGAGTCCGTCTCTGAAGGGCATCCTGACAAAATCGCTGACCAAATTTCCGATGCCGTGCTGGACGCTATCCTTGAGCAGGATCCGAAAGCACGCGTTGCTTGTGAAACCTACGTCAAAACCGGCATGGTACTGGTAGGTGGTGAAATCACCACCAGCGCGTGGGTAGATATCGAAGAGATCACCCGTAACACCGTCCGTGAAATCGGCTATGTGCATTCTGACATGGGCTTTGACGCGAACTCCTGCGCCGTACTGAGCGCAATTGGTAAACAGTCTCCGGATATCAACCAGGGTGTTGACCGTGCAGACCCGCTGGAACAGGGCGCTGGCGACCAGGGCCTGATGTTTGGCTATGCGACCAATGAAACCGACGTGCTGATGCCAGCACCGATCACCTATGCTCACCGTCTGGTTCAGCGCCAGGCTGAAGTGCGTAAAAACGGCACGCTGCCGTGGCTGCGTCCGGACGCGAAAAGCCAGGTGACGTTCCAGTATGACGACGGCAAAATCGTCGGCATCGACGCGGTAGTTCTGTCTACTCAGCACGCAGAAGAGATCGATCAGAAATCCCTGCAAGAAGCGGTGATGGAAGAGATCATCAAACCGATCCTGCCGACCGAATGGCTGAACGCCTCAACCAAATTCTTCATCAACCCGACTGGCCGTTTCGTTATCGGTGGTCCAATGGGCGACTGCGGTCTGACCGGGCGTAAAATCATCGTTGATACCTACGGCGGCATGGCTCGTCACGGTGGCGGTGCATTCTCCGGTAAAGATCCATCAAAAGTTGACCGTTCTGCGGCATATGCTGCGCGTTACGTGGCGAAAAACATCGTTGCGGCTGGCCTTGCCGATCGCTGTGAAATCCAGGTTTCTTACGCTATCGGCGTGGCTGAACCGACCTCCATCATGGTGGAAACGTTCGGTACGGAGAAAATTGCCATCGAACAGCTGACGCTGCTGGTGCGCGAGTTCTTCGATCTGCGTCCGTACGGCCTGATTCAGATGCTGGATCTGCTGCATCCGATCTACAAACAAACCGCCGCATACGGTCACTTTGGTCGTGAAACTTTCCCATGGGAAAAAACCGACAAAGCGGCGCTGCTGCGTGAAGCAGCCGGTCTGGAATAATTCTCTGACCGCGTTGCCGTTCAGGCCAGCCTTGTGCTGGCCTTTTTATTTTTGACACCTGTTCATTCCGCCGCGATTTTTTCCAGCGCCTATACTCACTTATCCCGCACCGCACTTATCTGAAAGCGATTACACCGCTGCGCTTCGCTGATTTTTCAGACTTTTCCTTTTGAAAAACGAACATAACATGACTGTTACATTCCGTTTCGGTTTAGTCTGAAACTCACCGCGCCCCCTCTCCTTTACCGCCCAACAATTCTATAATAATTAACACTTTTATTTACATTGACGGCCTTATTGCAATGTAACCGATTACACTCATGTGATGTAAATCACGTATTTTTAGAGATGAGTGGCCTACCTTTTACATCGAAAAAACCAATGACATGAATGGAGGGCATAATGCCTGACAATAAAAAACAGGGGTATTCAAACAAGGCAATGACCTTCTTTGTTTGTTTCCTCGCTGCACTGGCAGGACTGCTTTTTGGCCTGGATATTGGGGTAATCGCTGGTGCGTTGCCCTTTATTACCAAAGATTTTCAGATTAGCGCACACACGCAGGAGTGGGTGGTCAGCTCAATGATGTTCGGTGCCGCCGTCGGCGCCGTCGGCAGCGGCTGGCTCTCCTGGCGCCTCGGGCGTAAAAAAAGCCTGATGATTGGCGCGATCTTGTTTGTCATCGGTTCGCTCTGTTCTGCGGCCGCACCAAACGTGGAAGTGCTGATTATTTCCCGCGTACTGCTCGGTCTGGCGGTTGGTATTGCCTCTTATACCGCGCCGCTGTATCTCTCTGAAATCGCGCCGGAAAAAATTCGCGGCAGCATGATTTCCATGTATCAGTTGATGATCACTATCGGGATTCTGGGCGCTTATCTCTCTGACACCGCGTTCAGCTATAGCGGCGCATGGCGCTGGATGCTGGGCGTTATCATCATTCCGGCGATTTTGCTGCTGATTGGCGTGTTCTTCCTGCCGGACAGCCCGCGCTGGTTTGCCGCCAAGCGCCGCTTCCATGACGCCGAACGCGTGTTGTTGCGCCTGCGCGATACCAGCGCCGAAGCGAAAAACGAGCTGGAAGAGATCCGCGAAAGCCTGCAGGTAAAACAGACCGGCTGGGCGTTGTTCAAAGAGAACAGCAACTTCCGCCGCGCGGTGTTCCTTGGCGTGTTGTTGCAGGTGATGCAGCAGTTCACCGGGATGAACGTCATCATGTATTACGCGCCGAAGATCTTTGAACTGGCGGGCTACACCAATACCACTGAGCAGATGTGGGGCACGGTGATCGTCGGTCTGACTAACGTACTGGCGACCTTTATTGCCATCGGTCTTGTCGATCGCTGGGGACGCAAACCCACGCTGGTGCTGGGCTTCCTGGTGATGGCGGCTGGTATGGGCATTTTGGGTACCATGCTGCATCTGGGTATCCATTCGCCATCGGCACAATACTTTGCTGTCGCCATGTTGCTGATGTTTATTGTTGGCTTTGCCATGAGTGCCGGTCCGTTGATTTGGGTACTGTGTTCCGAAATTCAGCCGCTGAAAGGCCGCGACTTCGGTATCACCTGCTCCACCGCGACCAACTGGATTGCCAACATGATTGTCGGCGCAACCTTCCTGACCATGCTGAACACGCTGGGCAACGCCAACACCTTCTGGGTCTACGGCGGTCTGAACGTCTTGTTCATCGTGCTGACGCTGTGGCTGGTGCCGGAAACCAAACATGTTTCGCTGGAGCACATTGAGCGTAACCTGATGCGTGGCCGCCCGCTGCGCGAAATTGGTTCTCACAACTAACCTTAAAGGCTTCCTCTGCGGAGGAAGCCTTTGCTTTTTGCCTGTTGCACTCCTGCCCCGCCCCACCTATTCTCTGCACTTATGAAAACTCCCCGTCTTCCAATCGCTCTTCAGCAAGCCGTGATGCGCAGCCTGCGGGATAAACTCGCGCAAGCGAACCTGAAACTGGGGCGCAACTACCCGGAACCGAAACTGGTATATCAACAGCGCGGCACGGCGGCAGGCACCGCCTGGCTGGCTGATTACGAGATCCGACTTAACCCCGTATTGCTACTCGAAAACCAGCAGGCCTTTATTGAAGAGGTGGTTCCTCACGAGCTTGCCCACTTGCTGGTGTGGAAGCACTTTGGTCGCGTCGCGCCGCACGGTAAAGAGTGGAAGTGGATGATGGAGAGCGTGCTCGGTGTGCCCGCTCGCCGCACACATCAGTTCGAACTGGAATCTGTGCGGCCCAATACTTTCCCATACCATTGCAAATGCCAGCAGCACCAGTTAACGGTACGGCGACACAATCGCGTGCTGCGCGGCGAGGCGGTTTACCGCTGCGTACACTGCGGCGAGCCGCTGGCTGCCGGCGCGAGTAACTGAATCCATTAAGAAGTTTTCCGCGCGAACTGATTGCATCAGGCAACAGCTTCCGCTACGTTGCGAACTCGTTTTGACAGGGAGTTCGCCATGTTTCGTTTTATCTCACTCTTCTTCGCGCTGATAGCAGTTCCCGCCTTCGCAGCGGACGGTATCAACAGTTTTGCCCAGGCCAAAGCAGCGGGCGTCAAAATTAACGCCGATGTGCCGGGAGATTTTTACTGCGGCTGTAAAATTAACTGGCAGGGTAAAAAAGGGGTTATCGACCTCGCGTCTTGCGGCTATCAGGTGCGTAAAAACGAAAACCGCGCCAGCCGGGTCGAATGGGAACATGTCATGCCCGCCTGGCAGTTCGGCCATCTGCGCCAGTGCTGGCAGGATGGCGGGCGTAAAAACTGCGCCAACGATCCGGTGTACCGTAAAATCGAAAGCGATATGCACAACCTGCAACCCGCCGTCGGCGAGGTAAACGGCGATCGCGGCAACTTTATGTACGGTCAATGGAACGGCGGTGAAAGCCAGTATGGCCAGTGCGGCATGAAAATCGATTTCAAAGAAAAACTCGCCGAGCCGCCGGAACGCGCTCGCGGTGCGATTGCCCGTACCTATTTCTATATGCGTGACCAGTACCAACTCAGCCTTTCACGCCAGCAAACGCAGCTTTTCACCGCCTGGGACAAGCTTTATCCGGTAACCGACTGGGAGTGCAAACGTGACGAGCGCATCGCCAACGTGCAGGGCAACCATAACCCTTACGTGCAGCGCGCTTGCATGGCGCGAAAGAGCTAACCTACACTAGCGGCATTTGTTACAGTCCGCCCCGCCCGTTAATTCCGGCCGGGGCTGCAACCTAAGCGGATTCGAAATACCATGCGCATTCCCCGCATCCACCACCCAGAACTTATCCAGCCAGGCCATGATATCGCCCTCAGCGAAGATGCCGCCAACCATGTCGGCCGCGTGCTGCGTATGGGGCAAGGCCAGGCCATTCAGCTTTTCGACGGCTCCAATCAGGTGTTTGAGGCCGAAATTATCCGCGCCGATAAAAAAAGCGTGGTGGTGAAAATTCTTGGCAGTGAAGTGGACGATCGTGAATCGCCGCTGCATATTCACCTCGGCCAGGTGATGTCGCGTGGTGAAAAAATGGAATTCACTATCCAGAAATCGATTGAGCTTGGGGTAAGCCTCATTACGCCACTTTTTTCTGAGCGCTGCGGGGTTAAACTGGATGCTGAACGCCTGAACAAGAAGCTTCAGCAGTGGCAAAAAATTGCCATTGCCGCTTGTGAACAGTGCGGCCGCAACCGGGTGCCGGAAATACGTCCGGCCATGGATCTCGAAGCCTGGTGCGCCGAAGAGGAAGCAGGCTTAAAGCTGAACCTGCATCCGCGCGCCAGCCAGAGTATCAACACGCTGCCGCTGCCCGTTGAACGCGTGCGCTTACTGATTGGCCCGGAGGGCGGGTTATCCGCCGACGAGATTGCGATGACCGCGCGTTATCAGTTCACAGATATTTTGTTAGGCCCCCGTGTGCTACGCACAGAGACTACGGCGCTTACCGCCATCACCGCGCTTCAGGTGCGCTTCGGCGACCTGGGTTGAAAGGAGAAGCAGAATGATCAAGCTCGGTATCGTGATGGATCCCATCGCGGACATCAATATCAAAAAAGACTCCAGCTTCGCCATGCTGCTGGAAGCTCAGCGCCGCGGCTACGAGCTGCACTATATGGAGATGGCGGATCTTTATCTGATTAACGGTGAAGCCCGCGCCCGTACCCGCACGTTGTCCGTCGAACACAATTACGACAAATGGTATGAATTCGGCAGCGAACAGGATCTTGCTCTCGCTGAGCTGGACACCATCCTGATGCGTAAAGATCCGCCGTTCGATACCGAATATATTTATGCGACGTACATCCTTGAACGCGCGGAAGAAAAAGGCACGCTGATCGTTAACAAGCCGCAGAGCCTGCGCGACTGCAACGAAAAACTGTTCACCGCCTGGTTCCCGGAGTTAACCCCGGAAACGCTGGTTACGCGCAACAAAGCACAACTGAAAGCCTTCTGGCAGAAGCACTCCGACATCATTCTTAAGCCGCTGGACGGCATGGGCGGTACCTCAATTTTCCGCGTTAAAGAAGGCGATCCAAACCTCTCGGTTATCGCCGAAACGCTCACAGAGCTTGGCAGCCGCTACTGCATGGCGCAAAACTACCTGCCCGCCATCAAAGATGGCGACAAACGTGTGCTGGTCGTTGATGGCGAACCGGTGCCTTACTGTCTGGCGCGCATTCCGCAGGGCGGTGAAACTCGCGGTAACCTCGCCGCAGGTGGACGCGGCGAACCGCGTCCGTTAAGCGAAAGCGACTGGGCTATCGCGCGTAAAGTCGCGCCGGTGCTGAAAGCCAAAGGGTTGATCTTTGTCGGACTGGATATTATCGGCGATCGCCTGACTGAAATTAACGTCACCAGCCCAACCTGCATTCGCGAAATCGAAGCGGAATTCCCGATCTCCATTACCGGTATGTTGATGGACGCTATCGAGAAACGCCTCGGAAAATAACTGTCATAGAAAGGTGCGGGACGGATCCCGCCCCTCGCCAGCTTTGGCTAGTGACAGCACTCCGCTTTCCCCCCATACTAGGCTGTCGCTTTTTTGAACCAGGAAACAGAACCTCTGACAATGAATTTACAGCATCACTTTCTTATTGCCATGCCTGCTCTTCAGGATCCCCTCTTTCGTCGCTCCGTGGTTTACATTTGCGAGTACAACGATGAAGGTGCGATGGGGCTGATTATTAATAAGCCTCTGGAAAACCTGAAAGTGGAAGGTGTTCTGGAAAAACTCAAAATCCAGCCCACAGAACGCGATCCGGCAATCCGCCTGGATAAACCGGTGCTGCTTGGCGGCCCGCTGGCTGAAGATCGCGGTTTTATTCTGCACACGCCACCAGCGGCATTCTCGTCGAGCATTCGCGTGTCGGATAACACCGTGATCACCACCTCGCGCGATGTGCTGGAGACGCTTGGCACGGCAGAGCAACCGAGCGAAGTGCTGGTAGCGCTGGGTTATGCCTCGTGGGAGAAAGGGCAGCTTGAGGAGGAGATCCTTGATAATGCCTGGCTCACTGCGCCTGCGGATCTCAACATTCTGTTTAAAACGCCGATCGCCGATCGCTGGCGTGAAGCGGCCAAACTTATCGGTATCGATATCTCTACCATGCCTGGCGTGGCAGGGCACGCCTGATGAGCGGAACCCTGTTAGCCTTTGATTTCGGTACCAAAAGCATTGGCGTTGCCATCGGGCAGCGTATCACGGGCACCGCTCGCCCACTCAGCGCGCTGAAAGCGCAGGACGGCACACCGGACTGGAAGCTTATCGAAAAGCTGTTAAAAGAGTGGCAGCCCGAGTCTGTCATTGTGGGTTTGCCGTTGAATATGGACGGCACCGAGCAACCCCTCACCGCCCGTGCCCGTAACTTTGCCAACAAAGTTCATGGCCGTTTTGGCGTGCAGGTGACGCTGCATGATGAGCGCTTAAGCACCGTAGAAGCCCGCGCCGGGCTGTTTGAACGCGGCGGTTTTCGCGCGCTCGACAAAGGAAGTGTCGATTCCGCTTCCGCAGTCATCATCCTTGAGAGCTACTTCGAACAACATTTCTGAACCTGTCCCGACCAGCCGTTCTCCCTGTTCCTGACCCAACGAAAGCCGCGACCTGTTCGCGGCTTTCTGCCGATCGTTCTCACAGTTTCTGGCTATGCTTTTTGCATTTCATCGCGTGTTTCTATAAAAGAAACATAATGGCGTTAGCCAGCGTCAGGATTTTTCCGTCAGGCGTTCGACCAGCGCGTGAAGTGCCTGCAGCCGTGTGTCGACGACCGTGTCGTCAACGTGCCACATTCCGGCAAAGGCAAGTGCGGCGGAGTGCGCACCAAGCGGTTTTGCCATCGAGACTTCACCGTCATCATGGTGCCAGACCACATGGCCGCGCTCGCGTTGCTCGGCAACATGCGGACCAAGCAGTCGCCACTGCTCTTCGCTAAAGCGCTGTTGCAGGGTTTCATCACTTTCTGCCGCCAGTAAGGCCATGCCGATGACAGACTGCCAGGCCGGAAGCATATGAAAACCAGCCAGCGCCTGGCTGACCTGGCTACCGGGCTCGGAGTGATAGATATAGATCACCTGATCCTCCCAGAGCACGCCCATTGCCACCACGATATCTTTCGGGGCATGGCTTTCCAGTAGTGGCAGCGCCTGGGAAAACAGTGCCGAACCACGAATAGCCTGCGCTGCCAGCGCATGGATACCGGGACCGGGCAGATAGCGGCGCTGTGCGTCCTGCATCGTCAGGCCAATAGAAGCCATAGTCATCAACAACCGGTTTACACGGGTTGTGTTAATGCCCATCAGGCGAGCCAGTTCGCGACAGCCAATGGCGCGATCGCTGGAAACCAGATACTGCAGGCAGCGAATGCCGTCGATCAGGCTTTGATTGGGTTGTGAAGACATTGCAGGTTCACTTTTCAGGTTGCTCGAAAAACCGATTTTACCGCCAGTAAAGAAGGAAACAAGGTTATGAAAATCTTTCCTCAAACCGATGCCAGAACATTTCCAACGCAGCAACTGCACGCAGACCTGTTAGTTGCGGGTGGCGGACTGGCGGGGCTTTGCGCTGCACTGGCGGCAGCGCGAGATGGCTTGCAAGTGGTGCTTGTTCAGGACAGGCCGGTGCTTGGCGGAAATGCCTCCAGCGAAGTGCGTCTGTGGGCCAACGGCGCAACCTCCCATATGGGTAATAATAACCGTTGGGCACGCGAAGGCGGCATCATGGGCGAAATCATGGAAGAGAACCTCTGGCGGAACAAAGAGGGAAACCCGGTGATGTTCGACCTCGTGTTGCTGGATCTTGCCAAAAGCCAGCCGGGGCTGACATTGCTGCTCAATACCGCCGTCTTTGAGGTCGAAAAAACGGAAAATACCCTCACTGCGGTAAAAGCCTTCAACCCGATTAACGAGACCTTTTACAGCGTAAGCGCCGCGCAGTTCTGCGATGCTACCGGCGACGGCGTGCTCGGTTTTCTGGCGGGCGCAGAATACCGTGAAGGCGCGGAAGAAGCGGAAGAACTGGGTGAAAAAATGGCGCCCGGTGACAATTTTGGCCATAAGCTGGGCCACTCCATCTATTTCTACACGAAGCAAACCGCCGGGCCGGTCAACTTTGTTCCCCCCTCTTTCGCCCTGAGAGATATCACCGCAATCCCGCGCTACAAGCGCCTGACGTCAACGCTGAACGGCTGCGATTTATGGTGGCTGGAGTGGGGAGGCCGCCTCGATACCGTGCACGAAAGTGAAGAGATCAAATGGGAACTGTGGAAGATTGTCTGGGGCGTCTGGGATCATATTAAAAACTCTGGCGAATTCCCTGAAGCTGCCAGTATGACTATCGAATGGGTCGGCGCGATCCCCGGCAAACGCGAAAGCCGCCGTTTCCTTGGCGATCATTTGCTGTGCCAGCAGGACATTATTGAGCAACGCGATCACTATGACGCCGTGGGTTATGGCGGTTGGTCGATAGATTTGCACCCGGCTGATGGCGTGTACAGCACCCACGACGGCTGTCGGCAGTTTCACAGCAAAGGAACCTACACCATTCCGTTTCGCAGCCTCTACAGCCGCTCGCTCGATAACTTATTGCTTACCGGGCGGCTCATCTCCGCCTCACATGTCGCCTTCGGCAGCGCCCGCGTAATGTGTACCTGCGGTCTGCTGGGCGAAGTGGTCGGACGCGCCGCTGCGCAGTGTAAGGCACTTAACCTGCTGCCGCGTGAACTGGCGCAGCGGGAGCATATCAGCGCTTTGCAGCAACATTTACAGGCCACTGGCTGTTATATCCCACGCCAGTGGCTGAACGACCCGGCGCAAGGTGCCACCGTCAGCGCCAGCAGCGAATACCAACTGAGCGAGCAGGAACCCAACGGCAACTGGCAGTCGCTTTCGGAGCGCATGGCGATACTGTTACCCGTACGCGCAGGCGCGCAACTGCCCGAAATGACGCTGCGTTTACGGGCATCAACACCGCAGCCACTGGCGGTTTCGCTGATTGGCAGTGCACGCACCGGGAACTTCACCCCGGACTATCAATACGATGAAAACGTGCTTCAGGTCTCCGGCGAAGCAGAGCACACCCTGGCCTTCCAGTGGCAAAGCGATCGCGATCAGTACGTATTTGTCGCTTTCGAAGCGCAGGAAAATATCGAAATTGCGCTCACGAATACCCACCTGCCAGGCCTTATGACGGTCTTTAACAGCCTTAACGCCCGTGTGGCAAAACACACCCGGCAGGTCGCAGATGGCGATTATGGCGTCGACGAGTTCGATTTCTGGCTGCCACGCCGCCATCCGCAGCAGATCTTCCCCGCCCTGCGTTTCAGCCAGCCACTGAATGGCTGGTGTGCGCAGAATGTATTAAATGGCCGCTTGCGTCCGGAGCAGCAAATCAACGCATGGACACCGGCCGCAGATGATGTCGCCCCGGAGATCATCTGGCGCTGGGCGGAGCCGCAAACGCTGCGGCATCTGACGCTGGTGCAGGACAACGACTTCGATAACGCGATGGAGTCGGTCCAGATGGGCCACCACTATGCTGTAACGCCGCATTGCATCACCCACTACCGTTTGTGGGCCGATGAACAGCTCCTGGCCGAGGTAGATAATAACCACCACTCGGTGTGCCAGCACAGGCTCGAAGTGCCGCTAGCGGTGCGCAGCGTCAGGCTGGAGATCCTGAAAACGGCGGGCGCGCTGCCTGCGGTTTACTCGCTAAACATCCGCTAAAGCCAGCCTTGCAACACTCGCTGTTGGTGGCTTTGTGCAAAGGTTTGCATCCCCGCCTGTTGCCCGGTTTGCATTACGCCGGGCAACTGGTGGGTTTTGCCTTCGCGGATCAAGCTCGCCACCGCCGGAGAGTTGATCAGCAACTCGAATAATGCCACTCGCCCTCCCCGCTTGTCCGCCTCAAGTTTTTGCGCCAGCACCGCCTGCAGGTTTCCCGCCAGTTGGCTGCGCACAGGATCTTTTTCTTGCGCCGGAAAGGTATCGACCAACCTCTCTACCGCTTGTGCCGCACCGCGCGTATGCAGCGTCGCCAGCACCAGATGCCCGGTTTCTGCGGCGGTCAGGGCCAGACGGATGGTCTCGCTGTCGCGCAACTCACCGA is a window of Enterobacter sp. R4-368 DNA encoding:
- a CDS encoding sugar porter family MFS transporter, encoding MPDNKKQGYSNKAMTFFVCFLAALAGLLFGLDIGVIAGALPFITKDFQISAHTQEWVVSSMMFGAAVGAVGSGWLSWRLGRKKSLMIGAILFVIGSLCSAAAPNVEVLIISRVLLGLAVGIASYTAPLYLSEIAPEKIRGSMISMYQLMITIGILGAYLSDTAFSYSGAWRWMLGVIIIPAILLLIGVFFLPDSPRWFAAKRRFHDAERVLLRLRDTSAEAKNELEEIRESLQVKQTGWALFKENSNFRRAVFLGVLLQVMQQFTGMNVIMYYAPKIFELAGYTNTTEQMWGTVIVGLTNVLATFIAIGLVDRWGRKPTLVLGFLVMAAGMGILGTMLHLGIHSPSAQYFAVAMLLMFIVGFAMSAGPLIWVLCSEIQPLKGRDFGITCSTATNWIANMIVGATFLTMLNTLGNANTFWVYGGLNVLFIVLTLWLVPETKHVSLEHIERNLMRGRPLREIGSHN
- the endA gene encoding deoxyribonuclease I — its product is MFRFISLFFALIAVPAFAADGINSFAQAKAAGVKINADVPGDFYCGCKINWQGKKGVIDLASCGYQVRKNENRASRVEWEHVMPAWQFGHLRQCWQDGGRKNCANDPVYRKIESDMHNLQPAVGEVNGDRGNFMYGQWNGGESQYGQCGMKIDFKEKLAEPPERARGAIARTYFYMRDQYQLSLSRQQTQLFTAWDKLYPVTDWECKRDERIANVQGNHNPYVQRACMARKS
- the speA gene encoding biosynthetic arginine decarboxylase encodes the protein MSDDMSSVSPSSAGEQGVLRSMQEVAMSSQEASKMLRTYNIAWWGNNYYDVNELGHISVCPDPDVPQARVDLAQLVKAREAQGQRLPALFCFPQILQHRLRSINAAFKRARESYGYNGDYFLVYPIKVNQHRRVIESLIHSGEPLGLEAGSKAELMAVLAHAGMTRSVIVCNGYKDREYIRLALIGEKMGHKVYLVIEKMTEIAIVLEEAERLNVVPRLGVRARLASQGSGKWQSSGGEKSKFGLAATQVLQLVEILRERGRLDSIQLLHFHLGSQMANIRDIATGVRESARFYVELHKLGVNIQCFDVGGGLGVDYEGTRSQSDCSVNYGLNEYANNIIWAIGDACEEHGLPHPTVITESGRAVTAHHTVLVSNIIGVERNEYTPATPPAEDAPRALQSMWETWQEMHEPGTRRSLREWLHDSQMDLHDIHVGYSSGTFSLQERAWAEQLYLNMCHEVQKQLDPSNRAHRPIIDELQERMADKMYVNFSLFQSMPDAWGIDQLFPVLPLEGLNHAPERRAVLLDITCDSDGAIDHYVDGDGIATTMPMPEYDPENPPMLGFFMVGAYQEILGNMHNLFGDTEAVDVFVFPDGSVEVELSDEGDTVADMLQYVQLDPNTLLTQFRDQVKQTGLDETLQQQFLEEFEAGLYGYTYLEDE
- the metK gene encoding methionine adenosyltransferase; amino-acid sequence: MAKHLFTSESVSEGHPDKIADQISDAVLDAILEQDPKARVACETYVKTGMVLVGGEITTSAWVDIEEITRNTVREIGYVHSDMGFDANSCAVLSAIGKQSPDINQGVDRADPLEQGAGDQGLMFGYATNETDVLMPAPITYAHRLVQRQAEVRKNGTLPWLRPDAKSQVTFQYDDGKIVGIDAVVLSTQHAEEIDQKSLQEAVMEEIIKPILPTEWLNASTKFFINPTGRFVIGGPMGDCGLTGRKIIVDTYGGMARHGGGAFSGKDPSKVDRSAAYAARYVAKNIVAAGLADRCEIQVSYAIGVAEPTSIMVETFGTEKIAIEQLTLLVREFFDLRPYGLIQMLDLLHPIYKQTAAYGHFGRETFPWEKTDKAALLREAAGLE
- a CDS encoding SprT family zinc-dependent metalloprotease, which codes for MKTPRLPIALQQAVMRSLRDKLAQANLKLGRNYPEPKLVYQQRGTAAGTAWLADYEIRLNPVLLLENQQAFIEEVVPHELAHLLVWKHFGRVAPHGKEWKWMMESVLGVPARRTHQFELESVRPNTFPYHCKCQQHQLTVRRHNRVLRGEAVYRCVHCGEPLAAGASN